A single window of Mycolicibacterium aurum DNA harbors:
- the gcvP gene encoding aminomethyl-transferring glycine dehydrogenase, giving the protein MSDQHATPSVPRFVDRHIGPDASAVDTLLSTIGVDSLDELAAKALPSRILDPLTAAGVAPGLEHLPPAATEDEALTELRALADSNTVAVSMIGQGYFDTLTPAVLRRNILENPAWYTAYTPYQPEISQGRLEALLNFQTMVTDLTGLEVANASMLDEGTAAAEAMTLMYRAVRGPSNRLVVDSDVYAQTAAILATRAEPLDIEIVTADLRQGLPEGEFFGVIVSLPGASGRITDWSDLVSAAHDRGALVAVGADLLALTLIASPGDIGADVAFGTTQRFGVPMGFGGPHAGYLAVHSKQARQLPGRLVGVSVDADGSPAYRLALQTREQHIRRDKATSNICTAQVLLAVMAAMYASYHGPEGLRGIALRVHGHARALAAGLAAAGVEVVHRSFFDTVLARVPGRAHEVRAAAKERGINVWVADDDHVSVACDEATTDAHIADVLAAFSAEAAPAEFDGPSIATRTSEFLTHPAFAKYRTETEMMRYLRSLADKDIALDRSMIPLGSCTMKLNAAAEMEPITWPEFGRQHPFAPASDTPGLRRLIADLQSWLTGITGYDEISLQPNAGSQGEYAGLLAIQAYHIARGDSARDVCLIPSSAHGTNAASAAMVGMKVVVVACRPNGDVDLDDLRAKVAEHADRLSALMITYPSTHGVYEHDVADICAAVHDAGGQVYVDGANLNALVGLARPGRFGGDVSHLNLHKTFCIPHGGGGPGVGPVAVRSHLAPYLPGHPFAEELSDSHTVSAAPYGSASILPITWAYIRMMGAEGLRSASLVAIASANYIARRLDEYYPVLYTGENGMVAHECILDLRGITKATGVTVDDVAKRLADYGFHAPTMSFPVAGTLMVEPTESESLTEIDAFCEAMIAIRAEIDKVGSGAWPADDNPLRAAPHTAECLLVDEWNHPYTRAEAAYPLGKAFRPKVWPPVRRIDGAYGDRNLVCSCPPVEAFA; this is encoded by the coding sequence GTGTCTGATCAGCATGCAACCCCGTCAGTACCTCGCTTCGTCGACAGGCACATCGGCCCCGACGCCTCGGCCGTCGACACCCTGCTGAGCACCATCGGCGTGGACTCGCTCGACGAGCTCGCCGCCAAGGCGCTGCCCAGCCGCATCCTCGATCCGCTGACGGCGGCCGGCGTCGCACCCGGGTTGGAGCACCTTCCACCCGCTGCCACCGAAGACGAGGCCCTCACCGAGTTGCGCGCGCTGGCCGACTCCAACACCGTCGCCGTCTCGATGATCGGACAGGGCTACTTCGACACTCTGACCCCGGCGGTGCTGCGTCGCAACATCCTGGAGAACCCGGCCTGGTACACCGCCTATACGCCGTACCAGCCCGAGATCAGCCAGGGCCGGCTCGAAGCGTTGCTGAATTTCCAGACCATGGTCACCGACCTGACCGGACTCGAGGTCGCCAACGCGTCGATGCTCGACGAAGGCACCGCCGCCGCCGAGGCGATGACGCTGATGTACCGGGCGGTGCGGGGCCCCTCGAACCGGCTTGTCGTCGACAGCGACGTCTACGCACAGACGGCCGCGATCCTCGCGACGCGCGCCGAGCCGCTGGACATCGAGATCGTCACCGCCGATCTGCGCCAGGGTCTGCCCGAGGGTGAGTTCTTCGGCGTCATCGTGTCGCTGCCCGGTGCCAGCGGGCGCATCACCGACTGGTCGGACCTCGTGTCAGCGGCCCACGACCGCGGCGCGCTGGTCGCGGTCGGTGCCGATCTGCTCGCCTTGACCCTCATCGCGTCGCCGGGCGACATCGGCGCCGACGTCGCGTTCGGGACCACCCAACGCTTCGGGGTGCCGATGGGATTCGGTGGTCCCCACGCCGGGTACCTGGCCGTGCACTCCAAGCAGGCCCGGCAGCTGCCCGGACGGCTGGTCGGTGTGTCGGTGGACGCCGACGGTTCGCCCGCCTACCGCCTGGCGCTGCAGACGCGCGAGCAGCACATCCGCCGTGACAAGGCCACGAGCAACATCTGCACGGCGCAGGTGTTGCTCGCGGTGATGGCGGCGATGTACGCGAGCTACCACGGCCCAGAAGGCCTGCGCGGCATCGCTCTTCGTGTTCACGGGCACGCCAGGGCATTGGCCGCGGGCCTGGCGGCCGCCGGGGTCGAGGTGGTGCACCGGTCGTTCTTCGACACCGTGCTGGCCCGGGTCCCCGGTCGCGCGCACGAGGTGCGCGCGGCCGCCAAGGAACGCGGCATCAACGTGTGGGTCGCCGACGACGACCACGTCTCGGTGGCCTGCGACGAGGCGACCACGGACGCGCACATCGCCGACGTCCTCGCGGCGTTCTCCGCAGAAGCGGCGCCCGCGGAGTTCGACGGCCCCTCCATCGCGACCAGGACCTCGGAGTTCCTCACCCACCCCGCATTCGCCAAGTACCGCACCGAGACCGAGATGATGCGGTACCTGCGCTCGCTCGCCGACAAGGACATCGCGCTGGACCGGAGCATGATCCCGCTCGGCTCGTGCACGATGAAACTCAACGCGGCGGCGGAGATGGAGCCGATCACCTGGCCCGAGTTCGGTCGCCAGCATCCGTTCGCGCCGGCGTCGGACACCCCGGGGCTGCGCCGCCTGATCGCCGACCTGCAGTCCTGGCTCACCGGGATCACCGGGTACGACGAGATCTCGCTGCAGCCGAACGCCGGCTCACAGGGGGAGTACGCCGGCCTGTTGGCGATCCAGGCGTATCACATCGCCCGCGGTGACTCCGCCCGCGACGTCTGCCTGATCCCGTCGAGCGCGCACGGCACCAACGCCGCGTCGGCGGCGATGGTGGGCATGAAGGTGGTGGTGGTGGCGTGCCGGCCGAACGGCGACGTCGACCTCGACGATCTGCGCGCGAAGGTCGCCGAGCACGCGGACCGGCTTTCGGCGCTGATGATCACCTATCCGTCCACCCACGGCGTCTACGAGCACGACGTCGCCGACATCTGCGCGGCCGTGCACGACGCCGGGGGGCAGGTGTACGTCGACGGCGCCAACCTCAACGCGCTGGTCGGCCTGGCCCGCCCTGGCCGGTTCGGCGGCGATGTCAGCCATCTGAACCTGCACAAGACCTTCTGTATCCCGCACGGCGGCGGTGGGCCCGGCGTCGGCCCGGTGGCCGTGCGGTCCCACCTGGCCCCGTACCTGCCGGGACACCCGTTCGCCGAGGAGCTGTCCGACTCGCACACGGTGTCGGCGGCACCGTACGGGTCGGCGTCTATCCTGCCGATCACCTGGGCCTACATCCGGATGATGGGTGCCGAAGGGCTGCGGTCGGCCTCGCTGGTGGCGATCGCCTCGGCCAACTACATCGCCCGCCGCCTCGACGAGTACTACCCGGTGCTCTACACCGGCGAGAACGGCATGGTGGCCCACGAATGCATCCTGGACCTGCGGGGCATCACGAAGGCCACAGGCGTGACCGTCGACGACGTCGCCAAGCGGTTGGCGGACTACGGGTTCCACGCCCCGACGATGAGCTTCCCCGTCGCGGGCACGTTGATGGTCGAGCCGACCGAGAGCGAATCGCTGACCGAGATCGACGCCTTCTGCGAGGCGATGATCGCCATCCGTGCCGAGATCGACAAGGTCGGGTCCGGAGCATGGCCGGCGGACGACAACCCGCTACGCGCAGCCCCGCACACCGCGGAATGCCTGCTGGTGGACGAGTGGAACCACCCGTACACCCGGGCCGAGGCGGCCTACCCGCTGGGCAAGGCGTTCCGGCCGAAGGTGTGGCCGCCGGTGCGCCGGATCGACGGCGCCTACGGCGACCGCAACCTGGTGTGCTCGTGCCCTCCCGTGGAGGCGTTCGCGTGA
- a CDS encoding MerR family transcriptional regulator: MGDTPRQEQLDLTTGSPEADTLPRAVSEPVQGGLFPDDSVPDELVGYRGPSACQIAGITYRQLDYWARTSLVVPSIRGAAGSGSQRLYSFKDILVLKIVKRLLDTGISLHNIRVAVDHLRQRGVKDLANITLFSDGTTVYECTSAEEVVDLLQGGQGVFGIAVSGAMRELTGAIADFPGERADGGESISAPEDELASRRKHRDRKIG, from the coding sequence GTGGGAGACACGCCTCGCCAGGAGCAACTGGATCTGACCACAGGCTCCCCGGAGGCGGACACTCTCCCCCGAGCGGTCAGCGAGCCGGTCCAGGGCGGTCTGTTCCCCGACGATTCGGTACCGGACGAGCTTGTCGGCTACCGCGGGCCCAGCGCCTGCCAGATCGCCGGCATCACCTACCGCCAGCTCGACTACTGGGCCCGCACCTCGCTGGTGGTGCCGTCCATCCGGGGCGCTGCGGGATCGGGTAGTCAGCGGCTGTACTCGTTCAAGGACATTCTCGTCCTCAAGATCGTCAAGCGGCTGCTCGACACCGGTATCTCGCTGCACAACATCCGGGTGGCGGTCGACCATCTGCGCCAGCGCGGAGTCAAGGACCTGGCCAACATCACGCTGTTCTCCGACGGCACCACCGTGTACGAATGCACCTCGGCCGAAGAAGTGGTCGATCTGCTGCAGGGCGGTCAGGGCGTGTTCGGAATCGCGGTCTCCGGCGCGATGCGTGAGCTCACCGGTGCCATCGCCGACTTCCCGGGTGAACGCGCCGACGGCGGCGAGTCGATCTCCGCCCCGGAGGACGAGCTGGCCTCGCGTCGCAAGCACCGCGACCGCAAGATCGGCTGA
- a CDS encoding bifunctional nuclease family protein, whose translation MGEVRVIGIRVEPPQNQPVLLLRESNGDRYLPIWIGQSEAAAIALEQQGVEPLRPMTHDLFRDVIAALGHSLKEVRIVDLQEGTFYADLIFDRDIKVSARPSDSVAIALRVGVPIYVEEAVLAEAGLLIPDEGDDEAPGAVREDEVEKFKEFLDSVSPDDFKAT comes from the coding sequence ATGGGTGAGGTTCGTGTGATCGGCATACGCGTGGAGCCGCCCCAGAACCAGCCCGTCCTGCTCCTACGGGAGTCCAACGGTGACCGCTATCTCCCCATCTGGATCGGCCAGTCGGAGGCCGCTGCGATCGCGCTGGAACAGCAGGGGGTCGAACCCCTGCGCCCGATGACCCACGACCTTTTCCGTGATGTCATTGCCGCCCTGGGCCATTCGCTGAAAGAGGTGCGCATCGTCGATCTCCAGGAGGGCACCTTCTACGCGGATCTGATCTTCGACCGCGACATCAAGGTGTCCGCCCGCCCGTCCGACTCGGTCGCCATCGCGTTGCGCGTGGGCGTGCCGATCTACGTCGAGGAAGCGGTACTGGCCGAGGCGGGGCTGCTGATTCCCGACGAGGGCGACGACGAGGCTCCCGGCGCAGTGCGAGAAGACGAGGTCGAGAAGTTCAAGGAGTTCCTCGACAGCGTGTCGCCCGACGATTTCAAGGCGACCTGA
- the ftsR gene encoding transcriptional regulator FtsR, with amino-acid sequence MTQPDTPALNGMSIGVVLDLLRGDFPDVTISKIRFLEAEGLVTPERTASGYRRFTAYDCARLRFILTAQRDHYLPLKVIKAQLDAQADGELPQSVSPYGTPRLVPVSVETEEAATVSSGPTQVRLSRRDLLERSGVDDDLLTSLMRAGVITPIFKGAGTAFFDEHAVVIAQCARALADYGVEPRHLRAFRSAADRQSDLIAQIAGPVGKGGKAGARDRADDLAREVAALAITLHTSLIKSAVRDVLDR; translated from the coding sequence ATGACACAACCCGACACCCCCGCGCTGAACGGGATGTCGATCGGGGTTGTCCTGGACCTGCTGCGCGGCGACTTTCCCGACGTCACGATCTCCAAGATCAGATTCCTGGAGGCCGAAGGACTCGTCACACCCGAACGCACCGCGTCGGGGTACCGGCGATTCACCGCCTACGACTGTGCCCGACTGCGGTTCATCCTGACCGCTCAGCGGGACCACTACCTGCCGCTGAAGGTGATCAAGGCGCAGCTCGACGCGCAGGCCGACGGCGAGCTGCCACAGAGCGTTTCGCCCTACGGGACGCCCCGGCTGGTCCCGGTCTCCGTGGAGACCGAGGAGGCGGCCACGGTGTCGTCCGGACCTACGCAGGTCCGGCTGAGCCGGCGCGACCTGCTCGAACGCTCCGGCGTCGACGACGATCTGCTGACCTCGCTGATGCGGGCCGGGGTGATCACCCCGATCTTCAAGGGTGCGGGCACGGCGTTCTTCGACGAGCACGCCGTGGTGATCGCGCAGTGTGCCCGCGCGTTGGCCGACTACGGGGTGGAGCCCCGCCATCTTCGTGCGTTCCGGTCCGCGGCCGACCGGCAATCCGACCTGATCGCGCAGATCGCCGGCCCGGTCGGCAAGGGCGGGAAGGCCGGAGCCCGGGACCGCGCCGACGATCTGGCGCGCGAGGTTGCGGCGCTGGCGATCACGCTGCACACGTCCTTGATCAAGTCGGCGGTGCGCGACGTTCTGGATCGCTGA
- the garA gene encoding glycogen accumulation regulator GarA translates to MTDKDFNSGADSDEVTVETTSVFRADFLNELDAPPAASGESAVSGVEGLPVGSALLVVKRGPNAGSRFLLDQPTTSAGRHPDSDIFLDDVTVSRRHAEFRLEGSEFQVVDVGSLNGTYVNREPVDSAVLTNGDEVQIGKFRLVFLTGPKGDGE, encoded by the coding sequence GTGACGGACAAGGACTTCAACTCTGGGGCCGACTCTGATGAAGTCACCGTGGAGACGACATCGGTGTTCCGCGCCGACTTCCTCAACGAACTCGACGCTCCGCCCGCTGCCAGCGGCGAGAGCGCAGTGTCCGGCGTGGAAGGCCTGCCGGTGGGGTCCGCCCTGCTGGTGGTCAAGCGCGGCCCGAACGCGGGGTCACGGTTCCTGCTCGACCAGCCCACCACCTCGGCGGGCCGGCATCCCGACAGCGACATCTTCCTTGATGACGTCACCGTGAGCCGCCGCCACGCGGAGTTCCGCCTCGAGGGTTCCGAATTCCAGGTCGTCGACGTGGGCAGCCTCAACGGGACCTACGTCAACCGCGAGCCGGTGGATTCCGCGGTGCTGACCAACGGCGACGAGGTGCAGATCGGGAAGTTCCGCCTCGTGTTCCTGACCGGGCCCAAGGGCGACGGCGAGTAA
- the gcvH gene encoding glycine cleavage system protein GcvH — translation MSEIPADLSFTTEHEWVQRTGDDTVRVGITDYAQSALGDVVFVQLPDVGADLASGESFGEVESTKSVSDLYAPIAAKVIAVNGDLESNPQLVNSDPYGAGWLVELQADSESMQAALSELLDAEGYRAHAAD, via the coding sequence GTGAGCGAGATCCCCGCCGACCTGTCCTTCACCACCGAACATGAGTGGGTGCAGCGGACCGGCGACGACACCGTGCGTGTCGGAATCACCGACTACGCGCAGTCCGCGCTGGGCGATGTGGTGTTCGTGCAACTGCCGGACGTCGGCGCAGACCTGGCGTCGGGGGAGTCGTTCGGGGAGGTGGAATCGACCAAGTCGGTGTCGGACCTCTACGCCCCCATCGCGGCGAAAGTCATTGCCGTCAACGGTGATCTGGAGAGCAACCCGCAGCTGGTCAATTCCGATCCCTACGGCGCGGGCTGGCTGGTGGAACTGCAGGCCGACAGCGAGTCGATGCAGGCGGCGCTGTCGGAGTTGCTCGACGCGGAAGGCTACCGCGCCCACGCCGCGGACTGA
- a CDS encoding DUF881 domain-containing protein, which translates to MADQKGPAAPHGRHEMPPSRTVFGVLAVLLCLLLGVAIATQVRQTDSGDSLDTARPADLLILLDSLQQREAALNIEVADLQRTLAQLQASGSSDQAAIENARTRLAALSILIGTVAATGPGVTLTIADPAQGVAPETMLDVINELRAAGAEAMEIRGQRNGQQISVRIGVDTWVVGSPGALTVDSAVMGPVYSVLAIGDPPTLAAAMNIPGGAMDSIERVGGTMVVQQSDRVDVTALRQPKERQYAQPVK; encoded by the coding sequence ATGGCCGATCAGAAGGGGCCCGCCGCGCCGCACGGTCGTCACGAGATGCCTCCCTCGCGGACTGTGTTCGGGGTGCTCGCCGTGCTGCTGTGCCTTCTGCTCGGGGTGGCGATCGCCACCCAGGTTCGGCAGACCGATTCCGGTGACTCCCTGGACACGGCTCGCCCCGCCGATCTGCTGATCCTGCTGGACTCACTGCAGCAGCGCGAGGCCGCTCTGAACATCGAAGTGGCGGATCTGCAGCGCACGCTGGCGCAGCTGCAGGCCTCGGGCAGCAGCGACCAGGCCGCGATCGAGAACGCCAGGACGCGGCTGGCGGCGCTGTCGATCCTGATCGGCACGGTCGCGGCGACCGGACCCGGTGTGACATTGACCATCGCGGATCCGGCGCAGGGCGTCGCCCCCGAGACGATGCTCGACGTCATCAACGAGTTGCGTGCCGCGGGCGCCGAGGCGATGGAGATCCGCGGTCAGCGAAACGGGCAGCAGATCTCGGTGCGGATCGGCGTGGACACCTGGGTCGTCGGAAGCCCGGGCGCCCTGACCGTCGACTCCGCAGTGATGGGGCCGGTGTATTCGGTTCTCGCCATTGGTGATCCACCCACGCTGGCCGCGGCGATGAACATCCCGGGCGGGGCCATGGACAGCATCGAGCGCGTGGGCGGCACGATGGTGGTACAACAATCCGACCGGGTGGACGTCACCGCCTTGCGGCAACCGAAAGAGCGCCAATACGCTCAGCCGGTCAAGTAG
- a CDS encoding small basic family protein, with product MIGIVALVVGIVLGVVFHPDVPEFVQPYLPIAVVAALDAVFGGLRAYLEKIFDAKVFVVSFVFNVLVAALIVYVGDQLGVGTQLSTAIIVVLGIRIFGNAAALRRRLFGA from the coding sequence GTGATAGGGATCGTCGCGCTCGTCGTGGGCATCGTTCTGGGTGTGGTGTTCCACCCCGATGTTCCCGAGTTCGTGCAGCCCTACCTGCCGATCGCAGTGGTCGCGGCGCTCGACGCGGTGTTCGGCGGGTTGCGCGCCTACCTCGAGAAGATCTTCGACGCCAAGGTTTTCGTGGTGTCCTTCGTGTTCAACGTGCTGGTCGCAGCCCTGATCGTCTACGTCGGCGACCAGCTCGGCGTCGGCACCCAGCTGTCCACGGCGATCATCGTGGTGCTGGGCATCCGCATCTTCGGCAACGCCGCCGCGCTGCGCCGCAGGCTGTTCGGCGCCTGA
- a CDS encoding DUF881 domain-containing protein yields the protein MSTLGGFDSSRGGNAHEACRPTLIPVPSLLRSLLTDHLDPGYAAAAQTPRTRRRSSEALWQVLAAVVVATVFVLAWAQARDTAPGVRESQQVLAGTVRSAQAATDEAAGRRNTLTTEVDTVRRSRLEGDAAGRQLLAGLDEANYEAAALPVIGPGLTVTVTDPGMSSDLTDVSKQRVEGSQQVILDRDLQLVVNSLWASGAEAISVGGVRIGPNVTIRQAGGGILVDNQPISSPYVILAVGPPNAMGDSFDRSTGLQRLRLLEASYGVGVNVAAGEGLLLPAGSVRDVNFATQMGPN from the coding sequence ATGAGCACGCTGGGGGGATTCGACTCGTCTCGCGGGGGCAATGCCCATGAGGCCTGTCGGCCGACGCTGATTCCCGTTCCGTCGCTGCTGCGGTCGCTGCTGACCGATCACCTCGACCCCGGATACGCTGCCGCCGCGCAGACGCCGCGGACGCGGCGCCGGTCGTCGGAGGCGCTGTGGCAGGTGCTGGCCGCGGTCGTCGTCGCGACCGTGTTCGTCCTGGCCTGGGCGCAGGCCCGGGACACCGCACCCGGAGTGCGGGAGTCGCAACAGGTGCTGGCGGGCACCGTGCGTTCCGCCCAGGCGGCCACCGACGAGGCCGCCGGACGGCGCAACACGTTGACCACCGAGGTGGATACCGTGCGCCGCAGCAGGCTGGAGGGCGACGCCGCCGGCCGTCAACTGCTGGCCGGCCTCGATGAGGCGAACTACGAGGCCGCAGCGCTTCCCGTGATCGGACCCGGCCTCACCGTCACCGTCACCGATCCGGGAATGTCGAGCGACCTGACCGACGTGTCGAAACAGCGCGTCGAGGGCAGTCAGCAGGTGATCCTCGACCGGGACCTGCAGCTCGTGGTCAACTCGCTGTGGGCAAGCGGCGCCGAGGCCATCTCGGTCGGCGGGGTGCGCATCGGCCCCAACGTGACGATCCGGCAGGCCGGCGGCGGGATCCTCGTCGACAACCAGCCGATCTCCAGCCCCTATGTCATCCTCGCCGTGGGGCCGCCGAACGCGATGGGGGACAGCTTCGATCGCAGCACCGGTCTGCAGCGCCTGCGGCTTCTGGAGGCCTCCTACGGCGTCGGGGTCAACGTCGCTGCCGGCGAAGGACTGCTGCTGCCCGCGGGATCGGTTCGAGACGTCAACTTCGCGACACAGATGGGGCCGAATTGA
- a CDS encoding CDP-alcohol phosphatidyltransferase family protein, protein MAPRDRVLTVPNALSVIRLVLVPVFLYLLLAADATGWAVAVLMFSGASDWADGKIARLYANQSSRLGELLDPAVDRIYMVVVPVALAVAHVIPWWIVVTLLGRDLVLAATLPVLRGRGLSALPVTYIGKAATFALMSGLPLVLLGQFDAQWSRVVLAIGWGFLLWGLAMYLWSGVLYLIQVGMVMRSMPRT, encoded by the coding sequence ATGGCACCGCGTGACCGTGTTCTGACGGTGCCCAACGCACTGTCGGTGATCCGGCTGGTGCTGGTCCCGGTCTTCCTCTACCTCCTGTTGGCCGCCGACGCGACCGGCTGGGCGGTGGCGGTGCTGATGTTCAGCGGGGCGTCCGACTGGGCGGACGGCAAGATCGCCCGGTTGTACGCCAACCAGTCCTCCCGGCTCGGTGAACTGTTGGACCCCGCCGTGGACCGCATCTACATGGTCGTCGTTCCGGTGGCCTTGGCCGTCGCCCACGTCATCCCGTGGTGGATCGTGGTCACGCTGCTCGGACGCGACCTGGTGCTGGCGGCAACGCTGCCGGTGCTCCGCGGCCGCGGGCTGTCCGCGCTGCCTGTCACGTATATCGGGAAGGCCGCGACGTTCGCGCTGATGTCCGGGCTGCCGTTGGTGCTGCTCGGCCAGTTCGACGCGCAGTGGAGCAGGGTGGTGCTCGCCATCGGGTGGGGTTTCCTGCTGTGGGGACTGGCGATGTACCTGTGGTCGGGCGTGCTGTACCTGATCCAGGTCGGCATGGTGATGCGGTCGATGCCCCGCACATGA
- the secA2 gene encoding accessory Sec system translocase SecA2, whose protein sequence is MARTSSKTSPPKSGRLSGRFWKLLGASTVKDQVRSTDQVVKAADFDSKAAELDDEQLSKAAKLLELEDLADADDIPQFLAIAREAAERTTGLRPFDVQLQGALRMLAGDVVEMATGEGKTLSGAIAAAGYALAGRNVHVITINDYLARRDAEWMAPLIEAMGLTIGWITAESTAEERRAAYTCDITYASVNEIGFDVLRDQLVTDVADLVSPNPDVALIDEADSVLVDEALVPLVLAGTSHRETPRVELIRLVGELDENNDFATDNDSRNVHLTESGARKVEAALGGIDLYSEEHVATTLTEINVALHAHVLLQRDVHYIVRDNAVHLINSSRGRIATLQRWPDGLQAAVEAKEGIETTETGEVLDTITVQALINRYPRVCGMTGTALAAGEQLRQFYKLGVSPIPPNKPNIREDETDRVYVTIAAKNAAVLEHIAEVHKTGQPVLVGTRDVAESEDVHRRLVKAGIPAVVLNAKNDAEEAAVIAEAGALGSVVVSTQMAGRGTDIRLGGSDESEHDAVAELGGLHVIGTGRHNTERLDNQLRGRAGRQGDPGTSVFFSSWEDDVVVSHLDEEKLPLDCDEDGRVVSPKAATLLEHAQRVAEGRLLDVHANTWRYNQLIAQQRAILVERRDTLLRTTAARDELKELSPERYEEVSATLGEDAEARLEKICRLIMLYHLDRAWADHLAFLADIRESIHLRALGRQNPLDEFHRMAVDAFRSLAADAIEAAQQTFDTAPSIEDEPGVDLSKLARPTSTWTYMVHDNPLADDTMSALSLPGVFR, encoded by the coding sequence GTGGCACGTACCTCCTCCAAGACGTCCCCTCCGAAGTCCGGGCGGCTGTCCGGACGGTTCTGGAAGCTGCTCGGCGCCAGCACCGTCAAGGACCAGGTCCGCTCGACCGACCAGGTGGTCAAGGCGGCCGACTTCGATTCGAAGGCTGCCGAACTCGACGATGAGCAGCTGAGCAAGGCCGCGAAGCTGCTGGAGCTCGAAGACCTGGCCGATGCCGACGACATCCCGCAGTTCCTGGCCATCGCGCGGGAAGCCGCCGAACGCACCACCGGACTGCGCCCGTTCGACGTTCAGTTGCAGGGTGCACTACGGATGCTGGCCGGTGATGTCGTCGAGATGGCCACCGGCGAGGGCAAGACGCTCTCGGGCGCCATCGCTGCCGCGGGTTACGCCCTGGCTGGTCGCAACGTGCACGTCATCACCATCAACGACTACCTGGCACGTCGCGACGCCGAATGGATGGCACCGCTGATCGAGGCGATGGGCCTGACCATCGGCTGGATCACCGCCGAATCCACCGCCGAGGAGCGTCGCGCCGCCTACACGTGCGACATCACCTACGCGTCGGTCAACGAGATCGGCTTCGATGTACTGCGCGACCAGCTGGTCACCGACGTCGCCGACCTGGTCTCGCCGAACCCCGACGTGGCGCTGATCGACGAGGCCGACTCGGTGCTGGTCGACGAGGCGCTCGTGCCGCTGGTGCTGGCGGGCACCAGCCACCGGGAGACCCCGCGGGTGGAACTCATCCGGCTGGTCGGCGAGCTGGACGAGAACAACGACTTCGCCACCGACAACGACAGCCGCAACGTGCACCTCACCGAGTCGGGTGCCCGCAAGGTCGAGGCCGCACTCGGTGGCATCGACCTGTATTCCGAAGAGCATGTCGCGACCACGCTGACCGAGATCAACGTCGCGCTGCACGCCCACGTGCTGCTGCAGCGCGATGTCCACTACATCGTGCGGGACAACGCCGTGCACCTGATCAACTCCTCGCGCGGGCGCATCGCCACGCTGCAGCGCTGGCCCGACGGCCTGCAGGCGGCGGTGGAGGCCAAGGAGGGCATCGAGACCACCGAGACAGGCGAGGTGCTCGACACCATTACGGTGCAGGCGCTGATCAACCGCTATCCGCGGGTGTGCGGGATGACCGGCACCGCGCTCGCCGCAGGCGAGCAGCTGCGCCAGTTCTACAAGCTCGGGGTCTCGCCGATACCGCCGAACAAGCCCAACATCCGCGAGGACGAGACCGACCGGGTCTATGTCACGATCGCCGCCAAGAACGCGGCCGTGCTCGAGCACATCGCCGAGGTGCACAAGACCGGCCAGCCGGTGCTGGTGGGCACCCGGGACGTGGCGGAGTCCGAGGACGTGCACCGGCGCCTGGTGAAGGCCGGAATCCCCGCGGTCGTGCTGAATGCCAAGAACGACGCCGAAGAGGCCGCGGTGATCGCCGAGGCGGGCGCTCTCGGCTCGGTGGTGGTGTCGACGCAGATGGCCGGCCGCGGCACCGACATCCGGCTGGGTGGATCGGACGAGTCCGAGCATGACGCCGTTGCGGAACTGGGCGGGCTGCACGTCATCGGCACCGGGCGGCACAACACCGAGCGCCTGGACAACCAGCTGCGCGGCCGCGCGGGCCGCCAGGGCGACCCCGGGACGTCGGTGTTCTTCTCCAGCTGGGAGGACGACGTCGTCGTCTCGCACCTGGACGAGGAGAAGTTGCCGCTCGACTGCGACGAGGACGGCCGAGTGGTGAGTCCGAAGGCGGCGACGCTGCTCGAACATGCCCAGCGCGTCGCCGAAGGCCGACTACTGGACGTGCACGCCAACACCTGGCGCTACAACCAGCTGATCGCCCAGCAGCGCGCGATCCTCGTCGAGCGCCGCGACACGCTGTTGCGCACGACCGCGGCCCGCGACGAACTGAAAGAGCTCTCGCCGGAACGCTACGAGGAGGTCAGCGCGACCCTCGGTGAGGATGCCGAAGCGCGGCTGGAGAAGATCTGCCGGCTGATCATGCTGTACCACCTGGATCGCGCCTGGGCAGACCACCTGGCCTTCCTCGCGGACATTCGGGAGAGCATCCACCTGCGGGCGCTGGGTCGCCAGAATCCGCTCGACGAGTTCCACCGGATGGCGGTCGACGCGTTCCGCTCGCTGGCCGCCGATGCGATCGAGGCTGCGCAGCAGACCTTCGACACGGCCCCCTCGATCGAGGACGAACCCGGGGTCGACCTGTCCAAGCTGGCGCGACCGACCTCGACCTGGACTTATATGGTGCATGACAACCCGTTGGCCGACGACACGATGTCGGCCCTGAGTCTGCCCGGGGTGTTCCGCTAG